The segment ATCTCGCGCCTCAAGATCATGTCGAACCTGGACATCGCCGAGCGCCGGGTGCCGCAGGACGGACGGATCTCGGTCACCGCGGAGGGAAAGCGGATCGACCTCCGCGTGGCCACCGTCCCCTCCGTCTGGGGCGAAGAGGTCATCATGCGCCTGCTGGACAGCTCCAACACCGTCCTGGAGCTGGAGGACCTCGGCTTCCTCCCCTACGCCCTCGAGCGCTTCCAGAGGTCGTTCACGAAGCCCTACGGCGCGATCCTCGTCACCGGCCCGACGGGGTCGGGCAAGTCGACGACCCTGTACGCCACTCTGAACGTGATCAACGAGACGACCAAGAAGATCATCACGGTCGAGGACCCGGTGGAGTACCGGCTCCCCGGGCTCACCCAGATACAGGTCAACCCGAAGGGCGGGCTCACGTTCGCGCGCGCCCTCAGGTCGATCCTGCGATCCGACCCCGACGTGGTGATGGTCGGCGAGATCCGCGACCGGGAGACCGCCGGGATCGCCATCGAGGCGGCTCTCACCGGACACCTCGTGCTCTCGACCCTGCACACCAACGACGCTCCGTCCGCGGTGACCAGGCTCGTCGAGATGGGGGTCGAGCCGTTCCTCGTCGGCTCGGCGCTCGACTGCGTCCTGGCCCAGCGGCTGGCCCGACGGTTGTGCATGCGGTGCCGGGAGCCGTACCAGCCCACGGAGGAGGTCCTGACGGCGAACGACATCCCCTGGGACGGCGACCCGCCCACCCTCTACAAGCCGGCCGGCTGTCCGCACTGCTCGAAGACGGGGTACCGCGGGCGCGTCGCCCTGGTCGAGGTCATGCCGGTGACCGAGGAGATAGAGCGCATGATCTGCGAGCGGCGGACCACGGAGGACATAAAGACGGTCGCCCTCGACCAGGGGATGCACACGCTGCGCGACGACGGGATCGAGAAGATCGTGGCCGGCCTCACCAGCGTGGAGGAGGTCTTCCGGGTGGTGGACGGGGGCTCCCGCAAGTCGCAGCGGCAGCGCGCGAGGGGTCAGCTGCGCGTGGCCTCATCCAGGCAGGAGGCTCAGGGGGGCTCGGCCCAATAGCGACAGCCGGGCTCGGAAGCCCGGCTGCGGCGGTTCGCGGAGGGCGTCAGTTCGCCTGACGTTGCAGCATCCGCTCGTGGCGACCCTGGTGGATCGCGGGGAACTCCTCGCTGATCGACGTCCCCAGCACCCCCTCGCGCATGGCGACGAGAACGGCTTCCGTGCGGCTGGAGACCCCCAGCTTGGCCAGGATCTTCGAGATGTGCGTCTTGACGGTCTCCACCCCGATGTCCAACCGGCGCGCGATCTGCTTGTTCGGGAGCCCGAGCGCCAGGAGGCGGACGATCTCCTGCTGACGGTCGGTCAGGACCGGTCCGGCGTGCCGCTCGCCTCGGGCGAACGCCGACAGGCTCTCGACGATCACGGACGCGA is part of the Actinomycetota bacterium genome and harbors:
- a CDS encoding GspE/PulE family protein is translated as MAAREQRGTDESKRLRELVARGLISSDQAREVVEHRRVSGGRSVPRLLVELGFVAPEETGEVQAAWHGIPYVDLGDRVPDPAAAVILPETVLRRYGAVPLAFTDDGRLTIAISDPTNVIAIDDLRTLAGRELDIVVSSRSSIADMLDRIRSLDRSAEMLLQEAVPVEEVDEVAIGDSDTDAAPIVKAINHIIAQAVIQRASDIHIEPQEAEVRIRYRIDGVLHDMMRTPKSLQAGLISRLKIMSNLDIAERRVPQDGRISVTAEGKRIDLRVATVPSVWGEEVIMRLLDSSNTVLELEDLGFLPYALERFQRSFTKPYGAILVTGPTGSGKSTTLYATLNVINETTKKIITVEDPVEYRLPGLTQIQVNPKGGLTFARALRSILRSDPDVVMVGEIRDRETAGIAIEAALTGHLVLSTLHTNDAPSAVTRLVEMGVEPFLVGSALDCVLAQRLARRLCMRCREPYQPTEEVLTANDIPWDGDPPTLYKPAGCPHCSKTGYRGRVALVEVMPVTEEIERMICERRTTEDIKTVALDQGMHTLRDDGIEKIVAGLTSVEEVFRVVDGGSRKSQRQRARGQLRVASSRQEAQGGSAQ